One genomic segment of Roseovarius carneus includes these proteins:
- the pgeF gene encoding peptidoglycan editing factor PgeF, translated as MTLEILTADALAPLRHGFFTRKGGASSGIFKGLNCGVGSSDQAEIVAINRARVAQAMQVAPDHLLTLHQVHSATAVVVDGPLEARPKADAMVTATPGVALGILTADCQPVLFADPEAGVIGAAHAGWRGALEGVLEAAVEAMVGLGAARDQIRAVIGPCIAQANYEVGPEFLDSFMVDDPAHAQFFANGEGDRMLFDLAGFGLSRLRAAGVGRAEWTRHCTYGDEGRFYSYRRATHLGEADYGRLIASITL; from the coding sequence ATGACGCTGGAGATTCTCACCGCCGATGCCCTTGCCCCGCTGCGTCACGGGTTTTTTACCCGCAAGGGCGGTGCGTCTTCAGGCATATTCAAGGGTCTCAATTGCGGTGTAGGCAGCTCGGATCAGGCCGAGATCGTGGCCATTAACCGCGCCCGTGTGGCGCAAGCGATGCAGGTGGCGCCCGATCATCTGCTGACGCTGCACCAGGTCCATTCGGCCACAGCCGTGGTCGTGGACGGCCCTTTGGAGGCGCGGCCAAAGGCGGATGCGATGGTGACGGCTACGCCGGGCGTGGCGTTGGGCATCCTCACGGCTGATTGTCAGCCGGTTCTTTTCGCCGACCCTGAGGCGGGTGTGATAGGTGCGGCCCATGCGGGCTGGCGCGGGGCGCTGGAGGGTGTGCTTGAGGCGGCGGTGGAGGCGATGGTGGGCTTGGGTGCCGCGCGCGACCAGATTCGCGCCGTCATCGGCCCGTGCATCGCGCAGGCCAATTACGAGGTCGGTCCGGAATTTCTTGACAGCTTCATGGTCGACGATCCGGCCCACGCGCAGTTTTTCGCAAATGGAGAGGGCGACCGGATGCTCTTTGATCTGGCGGGCTTTGGCCTGTCACGCCTGCGCGCCGCTGGGGTTGGCCGCGCTGAATGGACCCGCCATTGCACTTATGGTGATGAGGGTCGGTTCTACTCCTACCGCCGGGCAACCCATCTGGGCGAGGCGGATTACGGACGTCTGATCGCGTCGATCACGCTTTGA
- a CDS encoding Hint domain-containing protein, with protein MVYTPSALNFLNPVQAGSALADPRMDEHLLRRTADDYPKQAYDISYLGRMGEICQLRQVAPDLPLFQAAFTAFARGTLIATASGPVAVEDLLPGDKIITNERGPSPLMWVGSITLRPAEREGPSLTRITSAALGLGRPLSDLMTGPGARILQRIPGMAEQVLRPVRDMLDGMQVIELRPPSAVQLYHIALRRHATVTAAGLAMETFHPGPGFENTLPYQHFDQFMALFPHVARPSDFGPLAHPRQPLQRARG; from the coding sequence ATGGTCTATACCCCCTCGGCGTTGAATTTCCTGAACCCGGTGCAGGCTGGCTCGGCCTTAGCCGACCCGCGCATGGACGAGCATCTGCTCCGGCGCACGGCTGATGACTATCCCAAACAAGCCTATGACATCTCCTATCTGGGCCGCATGGGCGAGATTTGCCAGCTCAGGCAAGTGGCCCCCGATCTGCCGCTTTTTCAGGCGGCATTTACCGCGTTTGCGCGCGGCACGCTGATCGCCACAGCCTCGGGCCCGGTAGCCGTAGAGGACCTTTTGCCCGGCGACAAGATCATCACCAATGAGCGCGGCCCCTCGCCCCTGATGTGGGTGGGGAGCATCACGTTGCGCCCGGCCGAGCGGGAGGGCCCGAGCCTCACGCGGATCACATCTGCGGCCCTCGGGTTGGGACGGCCCTTGTCGGATTTGATGACCGGCCCCGGCGCGCGGATTTTGCAGCGCATTCCCGGCATGGCAGAGCAGGTCCTGCGCCCGGTGCGCGATATGCTGGATGGGATGCAGGTGATTGAATTGCGCCCGCCAAGCGCCGTGCAGCTTTACCATATTGCGCTGCGCCGCCATGCAACCGTGACGGCTGCAGGGCTTGCGATGGAGACGTTCCACCCCGGACCGGGGTTCGAGAACACCCTGCCATATCAGCATTTTGATCAGTTTATGGCGCTCTTCCCGCATGTGGCGCGGCCGTCAGATTTCGGCCCTCTGGCCCATCCAAGACAGCCTTTGCAGCGCGCGCGAGGTTAA
- a CDS encoding GntR family transcriptional regulator, with translation MFFLHALLGAQKRGGICMARLRGNTRQNHVTLARRIVEVALERGLRNGDHLPEQVLSQACSVSRTPIRSALKILEENNIVIRQEERGFFLRVDPSEGLPGGGAALEEVEDTLAARILKDRAERRIADVQSVSALVRRYGAPRSAVLIALKILSSDGIVTQLPGRAWAFQPMLDTPNAQSEGLAFRLALEPQAILAPGFAMDGQRARLMRDQMAELGARPEGRIGQTTFHRLDCDFHTMIADSAGNRFLRGALLAHQKLRGATQTDQALPDFRMRQALEDHLGILDSLERSELDLAADQMVLHLRRAQIRRPKAANRGLPPQRSGGMT, from the coding sequence GCGCGGAAATACTCGACAGAACCACGTAACGCTGGCCAGGCGGATTGTCGAGGTTGCGCTGGAGCGCGGCTTACGTAACGGCGACCACCTGCCCGAGCAAGTGCTGTCACAGGCCTGCAGCGTGTCGCGGACACCGATTCGATCTGCACTCAAGATACTGGAAGAAAACAATATTGTCATACGGCAGGAGGAGCGCGGGTTCTTTCTTAGGGTGGACCCCAGCGAGGGTCTTCCCGGCGGAGGCGCCGCATTGGAGGAGGTGGAGGACACGCTTGCGGCGCGTATCCTCAAGGACCGTGCGGAGCGGCGGATTGCCGACGTCCAATCTGTGAGCGCCCTTGTACGCCGCTATGGCGCCCCACGGTCTGCTGTATTAATAGCGCTAAAAATACTCTCATCAGATGGAATCGTGACACAGCTTCCTGGCCGCGCATGGGCATTTCAGCCAATGCTCGACACGCCCAACGCCCAGAGTGAGGGCCTCGCCTTTCGTCTCGCGCTGGAGCCGCAAGCCATCCTCGCCCCCGGTTTTGCCATGGACGGGCAGCGCGCAAGGCTGATGCGCGACCAGATGGCAGAGCTTGGCGCGCGGCCAGAAGGGCGCATCGGGCAAACCACGTTTCATAGGCTTGATTGCGATTTCCATACCATGATCGCCGATAGCGCGGGCAACCGGTTTCTGCGCGGTGCACTTCTGGCCCATCAAAAGCTGCGCGGTGCCACACAAACTGATCAAGCGCTGCCCGATTTTCGGATGCGCCAAGCACTGGAAGATCATCTCGGTATCCTCGACAGCCTTGAGCGGAGCGAGCTTGATCTCGCCGCCGATCAGATGGTGCTGCACTTGCGCCGTGCCCAGATCCGCCGTCCCAAAGCGGCCAATCGCGGCCTGCCGCCGCAACGCAGTGGCGGGATGACATGA
- the trxB gene encoding thioredoxin-disulfide reductase, which translates to MAETRKTKVLIIGSGPAGYTAAVYASRAMLDPILVQGIEPGGQLTTTTEVENWPGDTEVQGPDLMVRMEAHAKAMGCEVIGDIISSVDFSARPFVCQSDSGTVYVADAIILCTGARAKWLGLPSEEKFKGFGVSACATCDGFFYRGQEIVVVGGGNTAVEEALFLTNFASKVTLVHRRDELRAEAILIDRLMKNPKIEPLWFHELDEVYGGESPLGVEGVKVKHVQTGEITDISAKGVFIAIGHAPANELVKDVLETHMGGYVVTKPDSTETSIPGVFAAGDLTDHKYRQAVTSAGMGCMAALEAERWLAERDADVAQAAE; encoded by the coding sequence ATGGCCGAGACCCGCAAAACCAAAGTTCTGATCATTGGCTCTGGCCCTGCGGGATATACCGCCGCCGTCTATGCCAGCCGCGCAATGCTCGACCCTATTTTGGTGCAGGGGATTGAGCCGGGCGGACAACTGACCACCACGACCGAAGTGGAAAACTGGCCTGGTGATACCGAGGTGCAGGGGCCTGACCTGATGGTGCGGATGGAGGCCCATGCCAAGGCGATGGGATGCGAGGTCATCGGCGATATCATTTCTTCAGTGGATTTCAGCGCACGGCCCTTCGTGTGCCAATCCGATAGCGGCACGGTTTATGTGGCTGATGCGATCATCCTGTGCACCGGCGCGCGGGCCAAATGGCTTGGTCTGCCATCGGAAGAGAAGTTCAAGGGCTTTGGCGTGTCGGCCTGCGCCACCTGCGATGGATTTTTCTATCGTGGGCAAGAGATTGTCGTCGTGGGTGGCGGGAACACGGCGGTGGAGGAGGCGCTTTTCCTCACCAATTTCGCCTCCAAGGTCACGCTTGTGCACCGCCGGGACGAGCTGCGCGCCGAGGCCATTCTCATTGACCGGCTTATGAAGAACCCCAAGATCGAGCCTTTGTGGTTTCATGAGCTTGATGAGGTTTATGGCGGCGAGAGCCCTCTGGGCGTAGAAGGCGTCAAGGTGAAGCATGTGCAGACCGGCGAGATCACCGATATCTCCGCCAAAGGCGTTTTTATCGCTATTGGCCACGCACCTGCCAATGAGCTGGTGAAAGACGTTCTGGAGACGCATATGGGCGGCTATGTCGTGACCAAACCTGACAGCACCGAGACCTCCATTCCCGGTGTGTTCGCGGCCGGAGACCTTACCGATCATAAATATCGCCAGGCTGTGACATCGGCGGGCATGGGCTGCATGGCGGCTTTGGAAGCCGAACGCTGGCTGGCTGAGCGGGACGCGGATGTGGCGCAAGCCGCCGAATAG
- a CDS encoding nucleotide disphospho-sugar-binding domain-containing protein, which produces MSPPPVIAFFPEASFGAALNCVGIAQELHRKGAVPVFICHAGFTGVFAQYGFKEYHLPAAATDAQTEEYWQSFLRTHLDDFNLSPLEQLPRYVAPTWEAIVDTAIDAEAGLATLLARIRPSAIVLDNVIMFPAIASAGVPWVRVISCAETELPDANVPPYLSGLSADDPGRATFEAAALTACAAPHARYNHFRAARGLKPLPPGQFLEPSPDLNLLLAPSAIRHTRAAHLPEERFVFLEGCVRDEAHFDVPALPRNQGPLIYLSFGSLGAIDTDLISRMIAAFADLPARFFVNVGDHLEAYAAVPDNVYLGSWFPQPSIVSQAALFIHHGGNNSYCEALYHGVPSLVMPYCWDGHDNAHRAVQTGTGLHMHRANWSDAELRQTVMDLAQDRKIRNRMQGMSLTMKADPGTVRAAEAILHTASCAKAPRLRETRNPPPSGQSPAPRSA; this is translated from the coding sequence ATGAGCCCACCCCCCGTGATCGCCTTCTTCCCCGAAGCAAGCTTCGGTGCGGCGCTTAACTGCGTCGGCATCGCACAGGAGCTGCACCGCAAGGGGGCTGTACCGGTGTTTATCTGCCATGCAGGGTTCACTGGGGTTTTTGCCCAATATGGTTTTAAGGAATACCATCTACCGGCTGCCGCAACCGACGCGCAGACCGAGGAATACTGGCAATCCTTCCTGCGCACCCATCTGGACGATTTCAACCTTTCGCCGCTGGAGCAATTGCCGCGCTACGTGGCCCCGACATGGGAGGCAATCGTCGACACGGCCATCGACGCGGAGGCGGGGCTCGCAACCCTTTTGGCGCGGATCAGACCCAGCGCCATCGTCCTCGACAACGTGATCATGTTCCCGGCCATCGCGTCCGCGGGCGTGCCGTGGGTGCGTGTCATCTCCTGCGCCGAGACAGAACTGCCGGATGCAAATGTCCCGCCCTACCTCTCGGGGCTGAGCGCTGATGATCCGGGCCGGGCCACGTTCGAGGCTGCAGCACTCACGGCCTGTGCAGCACCCCATGCGCGTTACAACCACTTTCGCGCCGCGCGCGGCCTCAAGCCCCTCCCTCCGGGTCAGTTCTTGGAGCCGTCACCGGATTTGAACCTGCTGCTCGCGCCCAGCGCAATCCGTCACACGCGCGCGGCACATCTCCCCGAGGAGCGCTTCGTTTTCCTTGAGGGCTGTGTGCGTGATGAGGCGCATTTCGACGTGCCCGCCCTGCCGCGCAACCAAGGCCCGCTGATCTATCTCAGCTTCGGCAGCCTCGGCGCGATCGACACTGACCTCATCTCGCGTATGATCGCGGCCTTCGCCGATCTGCCGGCGCGGTTTTTCGTCAATGTCGGCGATCACCTGGAGGCCTATGCCGCCGTGCCTGACAACGTCTATCTTGGGAGTTGGTTTCCCCAGCCGTCCATTGTGTCCCAAGCCGCTCTTTTCATCCATCACGGCGGCAATAACAGCTATTGCGAGGCGCTGTATCATGGCGTCCCCTCGCTGGTGATGCCCTATTGCTGGGACGGTCACGACAACGCGCACCGCGCTGTGCAAACCGGCACTGGGCTGCACATGCACCGTGCCAATTGGAGCGACGCGGAGTTGCGCCAGACAGTTATGGATCTCGCTCAGGACAGGAAAATACGCAACCGTATGCAAGGCATGTCACTAACTATGAAAGCCGATCCTGGCACGGTTCGCGCCGCTGAAGCCATCCTGCACACGGCCTCCTGCGCCAAGGCACCGCGCCTTAGAGAAACAAGAAATCCGCCTCCGTCAGGTCAATCACCTGCACCCCGCTCAGCGTGA
- a CDS encoding Lrp/AsnC family transcriptional regulator, which translates to MPTTRLDPIDRKILAELQADGRMTNVELAKRVGISAPPCLRRVRTLEENGLIRGYHAEVDARELGFEVQVFASVGLQSQAEADLSAFEARCRAWPLVRECHMLNGEVDFILKCVAPDLSTFQRFLTEELTAADNVASVKTSLVIRGAKDEPGVPFEVLEARLAREA; encoded by the coding sequence ATGCCAACCACCCGACTCGATCCGATCGACAGAAAAATTCTGGCCGAGCTTCAGGCCGATGGCCGCATGACCAATGTGGAGCTTGCCAAGCGCGTGGGGATTTCCGCACCGCCTTGCCTGCGCCGGGTCCGCACGCTTGAGGAAAACGGCCTGATCCGCGGCTATCACGCCGAGGTCGACGCGCGCGAGCTGGGTTTTGAGGTGCAGGTCTTTGCCTCCGTCGGGCTGCAAAGTCAGGCTGAGGCGGATCTGAGTGCCTTTGAGGCGCGCTGTCGGGCGTGGCCACTGGTCCGCGAGTGTCACATGCTCAACGGTGAGGTGGATTTCATCCTCAAATGCGTAGCCCCTGATCTGAGCACGTTCCAACGCTTTTTGACCGAGGAACTGACCGCCGCCGACAATGTGGCGAGCGTCAAGACATCGCTGGTCATTCGCGGTGCCAAGGACGAGCCCGGCGTGCCCTTTGAAGTTCTCGAAGCGCGGCTGGCGCGCGAGGCTTAA
- a CDS encoding calcium-binding protein: protein MSLQSWNTPSLAHALGGDSRADPDVAVFADGSFVVVFHSDDGAGTERIIAQRFDARGDMAGDAITIAEGTGGVSLAMPDVAILPGFPGQFVVSYALSAPNATLTEAWLSFVDARGGAQQSIISSVMSPIPAGTQVDVAVQGNNVQHVFTAITGADRDITLSTYEWNGFGTSGDVTRTLNSDSTFNQTNPAIALGAGGDGIVVFQQGSDLEFRRIDAQGDPIGVDQVISNTWVPEPGAQVITLSNGNYLVTYTKEVGGPPADGLDTYGRIIAPDGSFVTAEVLLNAQVAGEQSNAFAAALPDGGFVGFYYDATLGTYVGQVFDATASPQGAAYTLVAGVAPGAFLASAEVLSDGRIVVAWEQASGDVAVQILDPRGGLVTGTDAADTLFGGSGADAIRGLSGSDRIDAGEGDDTLVGGAGQDVLIGGAGDDRLVADRDGDRLSGGEGFDHADFSGLGAGIWADLAMGSATQSVWSRADTGQWRRIAEMDGIDAIIGTDFVDRVYGDAGSNHFMMAPDGAAQGMDFFDGRMGQDWADFSQFDTAIWVDLTLSVKEVWTRDGPTVQSGVWREIMDLANVENVVGTAGADHFAGDAQDNSFGYVGGAVPSRAVDIINGRGGTDTADFSRFDAAIWVDMDLSGSAVWTRDGGDVLSGTWRALASLQEVENIIGTRGIDQFYGNAMDNSFSYVSDLTPMPARTPLEIMDGRGGTDTADFSLFGAAIWVSLDLTDKEVWTRLGPTLGTGTWADIVDLVSIERVVGTTFSDQLIGDEGDNIFAGGHGNDMLRGNGGRDSLFGGAGDDRLIGGLGADTFAFIPGDGADVITDFQSGLDTVLLHHTGLGWGDLDLAQSGPDTVVRYGAPSDQITLSGVQVIDLTEADFLFL, encoded by the coding sequence ATGAGTTTGCAAAGCTGGAACACGCCGAGCCTTGCCCATGCGTTGGGCGGGGATAGCCGTGCTGACCCGGACGTGGCCGTTTTTGCCGATGGCAGTTTCGTCGTCGTGTTCCATTCGGATGACGGTGCAGGCACGGAGCGGATCATCGCACAGCGGTTTGACGCGCGCGGCGATATGGCGGGGGATGCAATCACCATCGCCGAGGGCACGGGCGGGGTTTCCCTCGCAATGCCGGACGTGGCTATTTTACCGGGGTTTCCGGGGCAGTTTGTCGTCTCTTACGCGCTGAGCGCGCCCAACGCCACGCTGACCGAGGCATGGCTGAGCTTTGTCGATGCGCGGGGCGGTGCGCAGCAGAGCATCATCTCCTCAGTCATGTCTCCGATCCCGGCAGGCACGCAAGTGGATGTGGCCGTGCAGGGTAATAATGTGCAGCATGTTTTCACGGCCATTACGGGCGCGGACCGTGACATCACGCTCAGCACATATGAGTGGAACGGGTTTGGCACCTCGGGGGACGTCACCCGGACCCTCAATAGCGACTCCACCTTCAATCAGACCAACCCTGCCATCGCGCTGGGTGCGGGTGGTGACGGTATTGTGGTGTTTCAGCAAGGCAGCGATCTGGAGTTTCGCCGCATTGATGCGCAGGGCGATCCCATCGGTGTGGATCAGGTGATTTCCAATACTTGGGTGCCCGAGCCGGGCGCGCAGGTGATCACGCTGAGCAATGGGAATTACCTCGTGACCTACACAAAAGAGGTGGGTGGGCCACCTGCGGACGGGCTCGACACTTATGGCCGGATCATCGCGCCAGACGGGAGCTTTGTAACCGCTGAGGTGCTTCTGAACGCGCAGGTCGCGGGGGAGCAGAGTAACGCATTTGCCGCGGCGCTGCCGGATGGCGGGTTTGTGGGCTTTTACTATGACGCCACGCTTGGCACCTATGTCGGGCAGGTATTTGACGCAACCGCCAGCCCTCAAGGGGCCGCTTACACATTGGTGGCTGGGGTCGCGCCGGGTGCGTTTCTCGCCTCGGCCGAGGTGCTGAGCGATGGCCGGATCGTGGTCGCTTGGGAGCAAGCTTCCGGAGATGTGGCGGTGCAGATCCTTGATCCGCGTGGCGGCCTTGTGACTGGAACGGACGCTGCGGACACGCTTTTTGGTGGCAGTGGCGCGGATGCGATCAGGGGGCTGAGTGGTAGTGACAGGATTGACGCCGGGGAGGGGGATGACACGCTCGTGGGTGGTGCCGGGCAGGACGTCCTGATTGGTGGCGCAGGCGACGACCGTCTGGTGGCGGATCGGGATGGCGATAGGCTCAGCGGTGGCGAAGGGTTTGATCACGCGGATTTCTCGGGCCTTGGTGCCGGTATCTGGGCTGATCTGGCCATGGGCAGTGCGACCCAGAGTGTTTGGTCGCGTGCGGACACAGGCCAATGGCGGCGTATCGCCGAGATGGATGGAATCGACGCGATCATCGGCACGGATTTTGTTGATCGGGTCTACGGCGACGCAGGCAGCAATCACTTCATGATGGCCCCGGATGGCGCGGCACAGGGCATGGATTTTTTCGACGGGCGCATGGGGCAGGATTGGGCGGATTTCTCGCAATTCGACACGGCGATCTGGGTGGACCTCACGCTGAGCGTCAAGGAGGTCTGGACACGCGATGGCCCGACGGTTCAAAGCGGTGTGTGGCGGGAGATCATGGATCTGGCCAATGTAGAGAACGTCGTCGGGACGGCGGGGGCGGATCATTTCGCCGGAGACGCGCAGGACAATAGTTTTGGATATGTGGGCGGGGCTGTGCCCTCTCGTGCGGTCGATATCATCAATGGGCGCGGCGGCACTGACACGGCGGATTTCTCGCGTTTTGATGCGGCGATCTGGGTGGATATGGACTTGTCCGGCTCTGCGGTCTGGACGCGTGATGGTGGCGATGTGCTCAGCGGGACATGGCGCGCGCTTGCCAGCCTGCAAGAGGTGGAAAACATCATTGGCACGCGCGGCATTGATCAGTTCTATGGCAATGCAATGGACAACAGCTTTAGCTACGTGAGCGATCTCACCCCCATGCCCGCGCGGACCCCCCTTGAGATTATGGATGGGCGTGGGGGCACGGATACGGCGGATTTTTCGCTCTTCGGTGCCGCAATCTGGGTCAGTCTTGACCTAACCGACAAAGAGGTCTGGACGCGGCTTGGCCCCACGCTTGGTACCGGCACATGGGCGGATATCGTTGATCTGGTCTCCATAGAGAGGGTGGTCGGCACGACTTTCAGTGATCAGCTTATCGGGGATGAAGGCGACAACATTTTCGCGGGTGGGCATGGCAATGATATGCTGCGTGGTAATGGCGGGCGTGACAGCCTTTTTGGCGGCGCGGGCGATGACCGACTGATTGGTGGGCTTGGGGCGGATACGTTTGCGTTCATCCCCGGTGATGGGGCCGATGTGATCACCGATTTCCAGAGCGGCCTTGATACGGTGTTGTTGCATCATACGGGTCTCGGATGGGGTGATCTTGATTTGGCGCAGAGCGGCCCTGACACTGTGGTGCGCTATGGTGCGCCGAGCGATCAGATCACGCTGAGCGGGGTGCAGGTGATTGACCTGACGGAGGCGGATTTCTTGTTTCTCTAA
- a CDS encoding MBL fold metallo-hydrolase, which produces MLRRSARGGSIQDWYKIVSLAPGVFAIGEPRYAQQNWSYLICGTERALLFDTGSYYGEMAPEVAALTDLPLTVLPSHMHYDHLGSIKAFERVILPDIAVLRACAEGDVVTPSDDLFLPKSEGRVPPRFHVSQWLKIGARIDLGGRGLELLHTPGHSPDSVSLWWEEAGVLFAADYFYHGPLFAQVPGASLAAYLGTAQDLEARLPPVALIYGAHGDASSVEEAQPPQLDMTHLSELIACLEGVRAAPPDMGAGVVEREVCGLNWLVFGAEALRGFT; this is translated from the coding sequence TTGCTAAGAAGAAGCGCGAGGGGCGGGAGCATTCAGGACTGGTACAAAATCGTTTCTCTTGCGCCGGGCGTCTTTGCGATTGGTGAGCCGCGCTACGCGCAGCAAAACTGGTCCTATCTGATTTGCGGCACGGAGCGGGCGCTCTTGTTTGACACGGGGTCTTATTATGGTGAGATGGCCCCTGAGGTCGCGGCGCTCACAGATCTGCCGCTGACGGTGCTGCCGTCGCATATGCATTACGATCATCTCGGCAGTATTAAGGCATTTGAGCGTGTGATTCTGCCGGATATTGCGGTTTTGCGGGCCTGTGCCGAGGGGGATGTAGTGACGCCCTCGGATGATCTTTTCCTGCCCAAGAGCGAGGGGCGGGTGCCGCCGCGCTTCCATGTGTCTCAATGGCTGAAGATCGGGGCACGTATTGATCTGGGTGGGCGGGGGCTTGAGCTTTTGCACACGCCCGGTCATTCGCCCGACAGTGTATCGCTTTGGTGGGAGGAGGCAGGCGTGCTTTTTGCCGCTGATTATTTCTATCACGGCCCGCTTTTTGCACAGGTGCCCGGCGCATCGCTTGCCGCGTATCTCGGCACCGCGCAGGATTTGGAGGCGCGATTGCCTCCTGTGGCGCTGATATACGGGGCGCATGGGGATGCAAGCAGCGTTGAGGAGGCGCAGCCGCCGCAGTTGGATATGACGCATCTCTCTGAACTGATCGCCTGTCTTGAGGGGGTGCGCGCGGCGCCGCCCGATATGGGTGCTGGCGTCGTTGAGCGCGAGGTCTGTGGGCTGAACTGGCTTGTGTTTGGGGCGGAGGCGCTGCGCGGTTTTACCTGA
- a CDS encoding bifunctional sulfate adenylyltransferase/adenylylsulfate kinase gives MKMSSNLTPIPELYVSYDSAQKMKLEAAELVSHDLTPRQICDLELLMNGGFNPLKGFLSEADYDGVVEDMRLADGTLWPMPITLDVSADFAEGLELGQDIALRDQEGVILGTMTVTDRWTPNKAREAVKVFGADDSAHPAVNYLHNTAGAVYLGGPVTGIQQPVHYDFRARRDTPNELRAYFRKLGWRKVVAFQTRNPLHRAHQELTFRAAKEAQANLLIHPVVGMTKPGDVDHFTRVRCYEAVLDKYPGSTTAMSLLNLAMRMAGPREAVWHGLIRANHGCTHFIVGRDHAGPGKNSAGEDFYGPYDAQDLFRKYQDEIGVEMLDFKHMVWVQERAQYEPMDEITDKDDVTILNISGTELRRRLQEGLEIPEWFSFPEVVTELRKTRPPRAQQGFTVFFTGFSGSGKSTIANALMVKLMEMGGRPVTLLDGDIVRKNLSSELGFSKEHRDLNIRRIGYVASEITKNGGIAICAPIAPYATTRRAVREDVEAFGAFVEVHVATSIEECERRDRKGLYKLARAGKIKEFTGISDPYDVPEAPELSVETENVEVDNCAHQVILKLEQMGLIAG, from the coding sequence ATGAAAATGTCGAGCAACCTCACCCCGATCCCCGAGCTTTATGTGAGCTATGACAGCGCACAGAAGATGAAGCTGGAGGCGGCGGAGCTGGTCAGCCATGACCTTACGCCGCGTCAGATCTGTGATCTGGAGCTTTTGATGAATGGCGGGTTCAACCCGCTCAAAGGGTTCCTGAGCGAAGCGGATTATGACGGTGTAGTCGAGGATATGCGGCTCGCCGATGGCACGCTTTGGCCGATGCCGATTACGCTGGATGTGAGTGCGGACTTTGCCGAGGGCCTTGAGCTTGGGCAGGACATTGCGCTGCGCGACCAAGAGGGTGTGATCCTCGGGACGATGACTGTGACCGACCGCTGGACGCCGAACAAAGCGCGCGAGGCTGTGAAGGTGTTCGGCGCGGATGACAGCGCGCACCCGGCGGTGAATTACCTGCACAACACCGCAGGCGCGGTTTATCTGGGCGGTCCTGTGACCGGCATCCAACAGCCCGTACATTATGATTTCCGCGCCCGCCGCGACACGCCCAATGAGCTGCGCGCCTATTTCCGCAAGCTGGGCTGGCGCAAGGTTGTGGCGTTTCAGACCCGGAACCCGCTGCACCGCGCGCATCAGGAATTGACATTCCGCGCTGCCAAGGAGGCGCAGGCGAACCTTTTGATCCATCCTGTGGTCGGTATGACCAAACCGGGTGACGTGGACCATTTCACGCGGGTGCGCTGCTATGAGGCGGTGCTGGACAAGTATCCCGGATCGACTACGGCGATGAGCCTGCTTAATCTCGCGATGCGCATGGCCGGTCCGCGCGAAGCGGTTTGGCACGGGCTGATCCGCGCCAACCATGGCTGCACGCATTTCATCGTTGGCCGTGATCATGCAGGCCCGGGCAAGAACTCCGCCGGGGAGGATTTCTATGGGCCCTATGATGCGCAGGATCTGTTCCGCAAATACCAAGATGAGATCGGCGTCGAAATGCTGGATTTCAAACATATGGTCTGGGTGCAGGAGAGGGCTCAATATGAGCCGATGGATGAGATCACCGATAAGGATGACGTGACGATCCTTAATATTTCGGGAACTGAGCTGCGCCGCCGCCTGCAAGAGGGTCTTGAGATCCCTGAATGGTTCTCCTTTCCGGAGGTGGTGACCGAGCTGCGCAAGACGCGGCCCCCGCGCGCGCAACAGGGCTTTACCGTGTTTTTCACGGGGTTCTCCGGCTCTGGCAAATCAACGATTGCGAACGCTTTGATGGTCAAGCTGATGGAGATGGGGGGGCGTCCTGTGACGCTTCTGGATGGTGATATCGTGCGCAAAAACCTTAGCTCCGAGCTTGGGTTTTCCAAGGAGCACCGCGATCTCAATATCCGCCGCATCGGCTATGTGGCGTCCGAAATTACTAAAAATGGAGGTATCGCAATTTGCGCGCCCATCGCGCCTTATGCCACCACGCGCCGGGCCGTGCGTGAGGATGTGGAAGCGTTTGGTGCCTTTGTTGAGGTGCATGTTGCCACATCGATCGAGGAGTGTGAGCGCCGCGATCGCAAGGGGCTTTATAAGCTTGCGCGGGCGGGAAAGATCAAGGAATTCACTGGAATTTCAGACCCTTATGATGTGCCTGAAGCACCTGAGCTGAGTGTTGAGACCGAGAATGTCGAGGTGGATAACTGCGCGCATCAGGTCATTCTGAAGCTTGAGCAGATGGGCCTCATCGCAGGCTGA